A DNA window from Gasterosteus aculeatus chromosome 16, fGasAcu3.hap1.1, whole genome shotgun sequence contains the following coding sequences:
- the cox17 gene encoding cytochrome c oxidase copper chaperone isoform X2 translates to MSTVSAACKEPAADATQQKKPLKPCCACPETKKVRDACIIEKGEESCAVLIEAHKDCMRALGFKI, encoded by the exons ATGTCGACCGTGTCTGCTGCCTGCAAGGAGCCTGCTGCTGACGCCACCCAGCAGAAGAAGCCGCTCAAACCATGCTGTGCATGTCCCGAGACCAAGAAAGTCCGGGATGCTTG cATCATTGAGAAGGGCGAGGAAAGCTGCGCGGTCCTGATCGAGGCGCACAAAGACTGCATGCGGGCGCTCGGGTTCAAGATCTAA
- the cox17 gene encoding cytochrome c oxidase copper chaperone isoform X1, giving the protein MKPVSISLKMSTVSAACKEPAADATQQKKPLKPCCACPETKKVRDACIIEKGEESCAVLIEAHKDCMRALGFKI; this is encoded by the exons ATGAAGCCCGTTTCGATCAGTCTGAAGATGTCGACCGTGTCTGCTGCCTGCAAGGAGCCTGCTGCTGACGCCACCCAGCAGAAGAAGCCGCTCAAACCATGCTGTGCATGTCCCGAGACCAAGAAAGTCCGGGATGCTTG cATCATTGAGAAGGGCGAGGAAAGCTGCGCGGTCCTGATCGAGGCGCACAAAGACTGCATGCGGGCGCTCGGGTTCAAGATCTAA